A part of Aegilops tauschii subsp. strangulata cultivar AL8/78 chromosome 2, Aet v6.0, whole genome shotgun sequence genomic DNA contains:
- the LOC109745420 gene encoding BTB/POZ and MATH domain-containing protein 6-like, whose product MGNNITTCLGKPPAETSSRCVTPTATTAHNFVVDNYSLLSGAIGVDKFVSSTMFSAGDRNWNIRFYPDGDSRGPGYAAAFLHLVGGAKATSVKAKFTLSLLGKDGKVLGDSKPVSIAQTFESEGVKSCWGAIKFVEQTTLQDAGCFTVRCDLTVVKDAVVHKIINN is encoded by the coding sequence ATGGGGAACAACATCACCACTTGTCTGGGCAAGCCGCCGGCCGAAACGTCGTCGAGGTGCGTGACGCCGACGGCCACAACGGCGCACAACTTCGTGGTGGACAACTACTCGCTGCTCAGCGGCGCCATCGGCGTCGACAAGTTCGTGAGCTCGACGATGTTCAGCGCCGGCGACCGCAACTGGAACATCAGGTTCTACCCCGACGGTGACAGCCGGGGACCTGGCTACGCGGCGGCGTTCCTGCATCTCGTAGGAGGGGCAAAGGCGACGAGCGTGAAGGCCAAGTTCACTCTGAGCTTGCTGGGGAAAGATGGCAAAGTGCTCGGAGATTCGAAACCTGTGAGCATAGCGCAAACCTTCGAGTCGGAGGGTGTCAAGAGTTGTTGGGGCGCTATCAAGTTTGTCGAGCAAACCACGCTGCAAGATGCAGGCTGCTTCACGGTCAGGTGCGATCTGACCGTCGTCAAGGATGCCGTTG